One genomic window of Anthonomus grandis grandis chromosome 3, icAntGran1.3, whole genome shotgun sequence includes the following:
- the LOC126734071 gene encoding zinc finger CCHC domain-containing protein 10, whose protein sequence is MTIGNSSALITKRKQSNYPPQGVRCQKCLEMGHWSYECKGKRKYVHRSSRTQILKKRLKAKEEGLSSIHSKASTLTKAKDKSSKKSKKEESSSSSSSSDSSSSSSDSDSSSSSSSSDSDSSSEDDRK, encoded by the exons atgaCTATTGGCAACTCCTCTGCATTGATTACGAAAAG GAAACAATCAAATTATCCTCCACAAGGAGTAAGATGTCAGAAATGTCTGGAAATGGGTCACTGGTCCTATGAATGTAAAGGCAAAAGAAAGTATGTCCATAGGTCATCCAGAACTCAGATATTAAAGAAGAGGCTTAAAGCTAAAGAGGAAGGCCTCTCTAGCATTCACTCAAAGGCATCCACACTCACAAAAGCCAAGGACAAATcaagtaaaaaatccaaaaaagaagaaagttcCAGCTCAAGCAGCTCGAGTGATTCTTCCTCTTCAAGTTCGGATAGTgacagcagcagcagcagctcTAGTAGCGACAGTGATAGTTCAAGTGAAGATGATAGGAAGtaa